A genomic segment from Modestobacter roseus encodes:
- a CDS encoding sensor histidine kinase translates to MDGAAGPGVHRALVASADADLVDGAVAFVTAGLAAGQPVVVVSADPTATLLQKELGDRPEVSWVAWADVYGNGPAAAITAVRRLGGQHRTGDGGVVRVVLEPLPGPDPETWREWQRYDAVLDHSLTEAAELGEDGLVVLCLVDTRRVPEPLVAAAVATHPFVVVDGELRRNPDHVDPAEYLTSLPIPPEPLEETEPLVRADGVRDLRGLRRDLAVRAAAAELPPGSEPALEDFLLAVDEMTTNALRHGRPPVDLRLWVDADRLVCTVTDRGAGLQDPFAGYGPAHGDDLSLGGMGLWLARQLCDHVDITPTDEGVRVRLTTVLR, encoded by the coding sequence ATGGACGGGGCAGCAGGACCCGGGGTGCACCGCGCGCTCGTCGCCTCCGCCGATGCCGACCTGGTCGACGGCGCGGTCGCCTTCGTCACCGCGGGACTCGCGGCCGGTCAGCCGGTGGTGGTCGTCAGCGCCGACCCCACCGCGACCCTGCTGCAGAAGGAGCTGGGCGACCGGCCGGAGGTCTCCTGGGTCGCCTGGGCCGACGTGTACGGCAACGGCCCGGCCGCGGCCATCACCGCCGTCCGCCGGCTCGGCGGGCAGCACCGCACCGGCGACGGCGGGGTCGTCCGGGTGGTGCTCGAGCCGCTGCCCGGCCCCGATCCGGAGACCTGGCGCGAGTGGCAGCGCTACGACGCGGTGCTGGACCACTCGCTGACCGAGGCCGCCGAGCTGGGCGAGGACGGCCTGGTGGTGCTGTGCCTCGTCGACACCCGCCGGGTGCCGGAGCCGCTCGTGGCCGCCGCGGTCGCCACCCACCCCTTCGTCGTCGTCGACGGCGAGCTTCGTCGCAACCCCGACCACGTCGATCCCGCCGAGTACCTCACCTCGCTGCCGATCCCGCCCGAGCCGCTGGAGGAGACCGAGCCGCTGGTCCGCGCCGACGGCGTGCGCGACCTGCGCGGGCTCCGCCGTGACCTGGCGGTCCGTGCTGCCGCGGCCGAGCTGCCCCCCGGATCGGAGCCGGCGCTGGAGGACTTCCTGCTCGCCGTCGACGAGATGACCACCAACGCGCTGCGGCACGGCCGGCCCCCGGTCGACCTGCGGCTGTGGGTCGACGCCGACCGCCTGGTCTGCACCGTCACCGACCGGGGCGCCGGACTGCAGGACCCCTTCGCCGGCTACGGACCGGCGCACGGCGACGATCTCTCCCTCGGCGGGATGGGGCTGTGGCTGGCCCGCCAGCTGTGCGATCACGTCGACATCACCCCCACCGACGAGGGGGTCCGGGTGCGGCTGACCACCGTGCTGCGGTGA
- a CDS encoding DUF4397 domain-containing protein has protein sequence MNKSRPIALTAGATGAFALLFAATPALADSHTATVSVLHGIPDTPVDVYANGEELISDFTAGTLAGPLELPAGDYDLTVYPAGADPESAEVAISVDDVEIPAGANATVVAHLTEAGEPALTPFVNDTSAVPAGEGRLTVRHVAAAPAVDVRAGGEVVIDGLVNPNEESLTVPAGSVSADVVVAGTDTVAIGPADVTVAEGANTIVYAWGSEEAGYELATQTVQAGASAPTGVPGGSAGLAADEGIPAPLVGLTVVGLAGAAFAARKYATSRV, from the coding sequence GTGAACAAGTCCCGCCCGATCGCCCTGACCGCCGGCGCCACCGGCGCGTTCGCCCTGCTCTTCGCGGCCACGCCCGCGCTGGCCGACTCGCACACCGCGACCGTCTCGGTCCTGCACGGCATCCCGGACACCCCGGTCGACGTCTACGCCAACGGCGAAGAGCTCATCTCCGACTTCACCGCCGGCACCCTGGCCGGCCCGCTCGAGCTGCCCGCCGGCGACTACGACCTGACGGTCTACCCGGCCGGCGCCGACCCGGAGTCCGCCGAGGTCGCGATCAGCGTCGACGACGTGGAGATCCCGGCCGGCGCGAACGCCACGGTGGTCGCCCACCTGACCGAGGCCGGCGAGCCCGCACTGACCCCGTTCGTCAACGACACCTCCGCGGTGCCCGCGGGCGAGGGCCGGCTCACCGTGCGCCACGTGGCCGCGGCGCCCGCCGTCGACGTCCGGGCCGGTGGCGAGGTCGTCATCGACGGGCTGGTCAACCCGAACGAGGAGTCGCTGACCGTCCCCGCCGGATCGGTGAGCGCCGACGTGGTCGTCGCCGGCACCGACACCGTGGCGATCGGCCCGGCCGATGTGACGGTGGCCGAGGGCGCGAACACCATCGTCTACGCCTGGGGTTCGGAGGAGGCCGGCTACGAGCTCGCCACCCAGACCGTGCAGGCCGGGGCCTCCGCCCCGACCGGCGTCCCCGGTGGCTCGGCCGGCCTGGCCGCTGACGAGGGCATCCCGGCACCGCTGGTCGGCCTGACCGTCGTCGGCCTCGCCGGCGCGGCCTTCGCCGCCCGCAAGTACGCCACCAGCCGGGTCTGA
- the egtE gene encoding ergothioneine biosynthesis PLP-dependent enzyme EgtE: MSDLPHPDLGDAWRAARPRPAGVHLDNAACSRQSTAVLEAVARHARHEAELGGYVAEAAAEGLLQQGRSVLGGLVGMAAADVAFTESAQDSLRTLLAGWRLPAGSTVALFPNEYWHTVTAFTAAGLTPVLLPADDLGRADVDGVERALRADPPALVHLTVVASHRGVVQPAREIAAVCRALGVPLVLDLAQALGQVDCDLPADVAYGTSRKWLAGPRGVGFLAMRPSVTAQMTLQTAPELYDDGGVGVDHARWYESREAHIAGRVGLVLAIGEHLAAGPHRVRERLAALGRATRERLDGCGGWAVVEPRDEPTAITTLRPPDGVDVRGTVQRLRVEHGIVVTAVGRERARSELSSPVLRVSPHLDATPADLDALGRGLAE; the protein is encoded by the coding sequence GTGAGCGATCTCCCCCACCCCGATCTCGGCGACGCCTGGCGCGCGGCCCGCCCCCGCCCCGCGGGCGTGCACCTGGACAACGCGGCGTGCAGCCGGCAGAGCACCGCGGTGCTGGAGGCGGTGGCGCGGCACGCCCGGCACGAGGCGGAGCTCGGCGGGTACGTGGCCGAGGCAGCCGCCGAGGGGTTGCTGCAGCAGGGCCGGTCGGTGCTCGGCGGGCTGGTCGGGATGGCCGCCGCCGACGTCGCCTTCACCGAGAGCGCCCAGGACTCGCTGCGCACCCTGCTGGCCGGGTGGCGGCTGCCGGCCGGCAGCACCGTGGCCCTCTTCCCCAACGAGTACTGGCACACCGTCACCGCGTTCACCGCGGCCGGGCTGACCCCGGTGCTGCTGCCCGCCGACGACCTGGGCCGAGCCGACGTCGACGGGGTCGAGCGGGCGCTGCGGGCAGACCCGCCCGCCCTGGTCCACCTCACCGTGGTCGCCAGCCACCGCGGCGTCGTCCAGCCCGCCCGGGAGATCGCGGCGGTCTGCCGGGCCCTCGGCGTCCCGCTGGTGCTCGACCTGGCGCAGGCCCTCGGCCAGGTCGACTGCGACCTGCCCGCCGACGTCGCCTACGGCACCTCGCGCAAGTGGCTGGCCGGCCCGCGAGGCGTCGGGTTCCTGGCGATGCGGCCGTCGGTCACCGCGCAGATGACCCTCCAGACCGCCCCCGAGCTGTACGACGACGGCGGCGTGGGCGTCGACCACGCCCGGTGGTACGAGTCCCGCGAGGCGCACATCGCCGGCCGCGTCGGCCTGGTGCTGGCGATCGGCGAGCACCTGGCCGCGGGTCCGCACCGGGTGCGCGAGCGGCTGGCGGCGCTGGGCCGCGCCACCCGCGAGCGGCTGGACGGGTGCGGCGGCTGGGCGGTGGTCGAGCCCCGGGACGAGCCGACGGCGATCACCACCCTGCGTCCCCCGGACGGCGTCGACGTCCGGGGGACCGTGCAGCGGCTGCGGGTCGAGCACGGCATCGTCGTCACTGCCGTCGGCCGGGAGCGCGCCCGCTCGGAGCTGAGCAGTCCGGTGCTGCGGGTGTCGCCGCACCTCGACGCGACCCCGGCTGACCTCGACGCGCTGGGCCGCGGGCTGGCCGAATGA
- a CDS encoding DUF309 domain-containing protein, with protein sequence MSDRDRDPEGRARNARPRDALGRPLPHGAVGEPRAPEGVVREPARSLAEAQQLLDAGRPFHAHEVLEDAWKSCPDDERDLWRGLAQLAVGLTHAARGNATGAATLLGRGVRSLSPATDAAHRHGVDDVGLAAWATRLAAAAEAGRPLDLTPPRLTLGPAR encoded by the coding sequence GTGAGCGACCGGGACCGCGACCCGGAGGGCCGGGCGCGCAACGCCCGACCCCGGGACGCCCTGGGCCGGCCGCTTCCTCACGGCGCGGTCGGCGAGCCACGGGCACCCGAGGGCGTCGTGCGGGAACCCGCACGGTCGCTGGCCGAGGCGCAGCAGCTGCTGGACGCCGGCCGGCCCTTCCACGCCCACGAGGTGCTGGAGGACGCCTGGAAGTCCTGCCCGGACGACGAGCGCGACCTCTGGCGCGGACTGGCCCAGCTGGCGGTCGGGCTCACCCACGCGGCGCGCGGCAACGCCACCGGGGCGGCCACCCTGCTCGGCCGCGGGGTGCGCTCGCTGTCGCCGGCCACGGACGCCGCGCACCGGCACGGGGTGGACGACGTCGGGCTGGCCGCCTGGGCGACCCGGCTCGCGGCCGCCGCCGAGGCGGGTCGGCCACTCGACCTGACCCCGCCGCGGCTCACGCTGGGACCGGCCCGGTGA
- a CDS encoding MalY/PatB family protein, protein MSAPDTVSSDGVSFDAVSFDALSEDSLRAAGSLKWTKYGTAIGAFVAEMDVGTAPVVTRALHEAVDAAAFGYLPAAVQQDLAAACARWQAERYGWAVPAARVAPLADVVAGLTAAIDHFTPPGAPVVLPTPAYMPFLRVPGERGREVVQVPMVPGADGRPTYDLAGIDRALAGGGLFVHVNPHNPLGRVFTEAEQLGLAEVVARRGARVFADEIHAPLVYRGQAHRPYASLSPVTAGHTVTATSASKAWNLPGLKCAQLLLSNDADAARWAEVGERPEHGCSTLGAIANTVAFTEGGPWLDEVLHHLDGSRRMLADLLAEHLPRVRYTPPEGTYLAWLDCRELGVAEPLGEFFRREAGVALIDGTECGAAGAGHVRLTLATPRPVLRAIVQRMAAAVG, encoded by the coding sequence GTGAGCGCGCCCGACACGGTCTCCTCCGATGGGGTCTCCTTCGATGCCGTCTCGTTCGATGCGCTGAGCGAGGACTCGCTGCGCGCCGCCGGCAGCCTGAAGTGGACGAAGTACGGCACCGCGATCGGGGCGTTCGTCGCCGAGATGGACGTCGGCACGGCGCCGGTCGTGACCCGGGCGCTGCACGAGGCCGTCGACGCCGCCGCGTTCGGGTACCTGCCGGCCGCCGTCCAGCAGGACCTGGCGGCGGCCTGTGCCCGGTGGCAGGCCGAGCGCTACGGCTGGGCGGTGCCCGCCGCGCGGGTGGCGCCGCTGGCCGACGTCGTCGCCGGGCTGACCGCCGCGATCGACCACTTCACCCCGCCCGGCGCGCCCGTGGTGCTGCCGACGCCGGCGTACATGCCGTTCCTGCGGGTGCCCGGGGAGCGGGGCCGCGAGGTCGTGCAGGTGCCGATGGTGCCCGGCGCCGACGGCCGGCCGACGTACGACCTGGCGGGGATCGACCGGGCGCTGGCCGGCGGCGGGCTGTTCGTGCACGTCAACCCGCACAACCCGCTCGGCCGGGTGTTCACCGAGGCCGAGCAGCTGGGCCTGGCCGAGGTGGTGGCGCGACGGGGCGCTCGGGTGTTCGCCGACGAGATCCACGCACCCCTGGTCTACCGGGGCCAGGCGCACCGGCCCTACGCCTCGCTGTCCCCGGTCACCGCCGGGCACACGGTCACCGCGACGTCGGCGTCCAAGGCGTGGAACCTGCCGGGACTCAAGTGCGCGCAGCTGCTGCTCAGCAACGACGCCGACGCCGCGCGCTGGGCCGAGGTGGGGGAGCGGCCCGAGCACGGGTGCTCGACCCTCGGCGCCATCGCGAACACCGTGGCGTTCACCGAGGGCGGTCCGTGGCTGGACGAGGTCCTGCACCACCTGGACGGCAGCCGCCGGATGCTCGCCGACCTGCTCGCCGAGCACCTGCCCCGGGTGCGGTACACCCCGCCCGAGGGCACCTACCTGGCCTGGCTCGACTGCCGGGAGCTCGGCGTGGCCGAGCCGCTGGGGGAGTTCTTCCGCCGGGAGGCCGGGGTCGCGCTGATCGACGGCACCGAGTGCGGCGCCGCGGGGGCGGGGCACGTCCGGCTCACCCTGGCCACGCCGCGCCCGGTGCTGCGCGCCATCGTGCAGCGGATGGCCGCCGCGGTCGGCTGA